The genomic DNA CAAATGCTTAGGAAACAGCCACTTCGGCCGCCTTTAAGATTTAAATTGATCTTATTTAGCTAGATAGTATGTCAGTAATCTACCATAATTGTTGGGTGAAACAATGAATGTTGTTTCTCTGATCTGCCCAGATTACAGTGGTGGAGCAGGAAGTGAACACTCACACAGAGTTTCTGGTGACGTCCCGCATAGAAGTTAAGGACCTGAAGAGCACCCTCCAGAGGCTTCAGATTGAACTGCAGTCCCATATGAGCATGGTATGTCAACAAACAGTAGGCTATATTAACAATAAAGATTGTTTATCCTTTGGATATGACATTCTGATGCTACTACACATATTAACAACACTGTAGATGttcaaagaaatagtttgacattttgggaaacacactTATAATCTTCGTTGCTGAGAGATGAGAAGACTGATATCACTCATATCTGTGAAATATTAAGCTAATTtaaagccagcagctggttagcttagctttgcaGTTAGCATGAACACAGTAACTTCCAGGAATCCACAGCGTGTCACTTTTAAACAGAcactaaacaaacaagatatatacAATTTGTGAGCTTTAAAGATGTTGGGAGGCAGATTTTGTTAGAGactgagccaggctagctgtttcaccAATTTTAgtcgttatgctaagctatAAGCTAACCGGCTCCTTGCTGCAGTTTCCTATTTAGTAGACCACGGATGTATAAcaagaactggatacagcgttaGAGGCAGAGCCCCGTTATTTCCTGTCAGAGTTGCTCAGTGGGGCATGAAGCCAAAAATATTCAACTTATAAacctaaataaacaaacaaacaaataaaacccGGATTAGCTGAGCCGAGCCGTTTTAGCGCTttgctaacttgaatggggaataaatgatttaaactagacttttcaaatgttattaaactgaatggatcaaattctgataaaGAAACGAGTCATTTTGCGGGGGGTTTGTGACGCTCAAGAAAATGAATCCACTAATGTACAGATGTCTCTTTCACCATTTAATTCTGGGAACTTTGGACCCCATGGAATCAGGTGACGGACAGAGGAGTTGTAATGCTACTGTTTGGGCGCTATGTCAAATTGGCTTTAAAGTCCGCTTCACCTCCATGGGGCCTGTAGCAGACATGTTAGTGGATTCACTGTTCTcaactctgcaagaaagcaaaaaagggTAATTCCAAAATGCGCAGAACCACTTGCTGCTAGTTACATACTCACGCCAACAAACCTTGCAGCAGAGTTTTACTAGCATTAGGGAACAtctctgaattgtaatcacTGACTGCCTAAATTTCTTCCACCAACCACAACAGAAAGCGTCTCTGGAGGGCACCCTGGCAGAGACTCAGGCGCGATACGCTGCACAGCTAGCAAGCCTCCAGAACATGGTCACAAGCCTGGAGGCTCAGGTGTCCCAGCTCCACGCCAACATTGCCAGCAACAAGCTGGAGTACGACATGTTGCTAGACCTCAAGACCCGGCTGGAGCTGGAGATCGCTGAGTACAGGAGGTTGTTGGATGGGGAGGATGACAGGTGAGACCtggtgaagagagagaaacactgaCTGGACAGGGGGATTACAGAGAAATAATATCCACTGCAGGTGTAAACATTTAATAACAATTTGGATATGTTCTagactaatgttttcttctttctttttctctccattacCAGTTCAAGACAAGGTGAGCATTCTTTCACATGCATATCGTTTGTATTTTTTCCAGTCTTTAAATCTTCCAGTTTTAACTAAGTTTAACAAAGGTGATGTGATTTGCTCATGATTGTTGCATCTTTTTGTTTCCCTCAGTGGTCAAAAAGGTCATCACAGTGGTGGAGACAGTTGTTGATGGAAGGGTGGTCGAGAGCAGCAAGATCGTTGATACGGACGTGGATGAGATTAAGTGATAAATTGGAAGCAATAACAAAAAATCAATAAAGATCATGCAGTTGAATTAAACGTTCTTATGTGTTTATtctattgtgttttttgtactGTACAGAAGTACATATCAGATATAGTTGCTAATAGTTTAAACTTACTCATCCATGCGTTAATCAAAGTTTTTTAGTTTGTTAGTAAAAAACAGGTGCAAACTATGCACTGGTGCACTTCGAGTAAGTCTCAAcccttaaagggatatttcactttTGTAGAACTTGTAAAAGATCAGCAGCCTTACCTCTATCTAAAGTCATCTAGAGTTAAGCTAGCGACCACTACTGTTCCTGTCGTCCTCTGTCAACACCACCATTCCTCCCAGGTGTCAGGCTTCTCATTcacttccattcattttgaggACTAAGTCTTGATATAATACTTCTGAATTGAAACAATACAGCAATATTatctgtaatatttttttttttaccagctcGACTGGTCTTCAACCtacccaagttctctcacactacaccccTCCTCCACTCCCTTCACATGGTTATACCCCATCTGtccactccgctctgcatcagccaatcgACTTGCTGCTCTCTCACTGTGAGGGCtaaagctgagagcaggaacTATGTCCAagcaacaacatatctgagtctAAGCATAAAGTATGAGCAGAAGCACAGCAAATTGAAGCGCGAACAGTAGCTAATTGAGTGTGAGAGAAGGTTTTGAgcgaaattattacaaaatctaaacgtgaaatcaatacaaaatcatttcaaattcaaagaacgtgctcttgaataaagataggaataaaAGGTCATATCCATTGTCCTGGCTCTTAAATGGTGGCggcaggctaaaaacacatctcttcctaCTGCACCTTAGCTAAGGAAATGATGCTATTAAAAAACATTGCATTTACATGTTGCACTTACATGTGGCTCtatgtagtttggcttatttaaagttaaaggacaattccgggcaaaacgaacctaggggttattaacagatgtgtacccactctgtctctctctgggacatgtttcatgctaatcgaatgtgtttgtagcttgaaagacgctagcgcggaccgctgattagcttacaatgctagtattcggggcacagggaaagtaaaaacaaatcgctattttgtaacactaaaaaggctcaaaatatcaccaaacttcaacggcaGCAATATGAGGGtacctaaatgttaaccgaagcattgagaactttgtaagtgtacagacagtttattgaaaagatacattataaagacactcgcattcatgtttacatgctgccgccgtcttgaaaaccagtcatgacttacagctggcgatgcaaactaaaatcaaaaatgtattggaagtcgctttggataaaagctaaatgaaatgttatgtaatgtaaacataaaTGCTTCATAAACTTCTTCAACCCAGCAGCACAGAAAAACACCACAGTTTCAAGATTggtgtcaccaattcagtatccAACCAAATGTGTTATATGGTCCCTATCTCcacttctgttcctgagttatggtGTGAATAATGGCcataaaagtgtgtttgcacaacattatgatgtcacagtgaagttgacctttgaccttttggatataaaattccataatttcataattttatcctattagacatttgtgtgaaatgtcatAATTAACGTAGTAATacttgagttatggccaaaaatatgttttgtgacCATTGACTTCCAAAGTCCAGTCAGTTCATTCTTGAGTCCAAGTGCACGTTTGTGCCAGAGGTGAAGGCGTTCCCAATATACCATGTTCAGGACAATGGGAGAGACATGAGCTAACAGTGAAAGTGACCTCAATAATTCCCTCCAAGGGTTCGACAAAAATGGGACTGACAGATACGTACAGACGGACATACagacaacaagaaaacaaagcatAAAAATCTCTGCACCTCAGGGATGTGGAGATGTTGAATATGATATAAAAGGTATATTATGATGTGGTATACGTTGGCTGCAGAGGTAGGTAAGTAGTGTACAAAGCGTTAATTAGAGATTATTTGCTATACAATCTGGTTTGTTGTGCTGTGATATGGAACTAAACGGTGGGCTAAATGTGCGgtaaaacaatgagctaaaaaaaAGGCAAACTGAAAAATGCCCCTTAAAGATGCAGAATTGTGTAATAACTCTTTCAGGATTTGTTGGTACAACATCTTTCTTAcaacatgtatttattcattgttaacataaaaacattgattAATACAACTTTCACATTACATGGATGAGTAACTTTAAGGTATTAGCAACCATGTCAGTACTTGTTACAGTACATTCATTGTTCATCAGTTATGGACAAAAATAGAAATGTGGAATATCCTTTTCATTATTTAACACACAGGTACTTTATTCAATTGCATGATCTTTACTGATTTTTGCTATTGCTTCCAATTTATTACTTAATCTCTTCCACGTCCACATCAATGGTCTTGCTGCTCTCCACCACCTTTCCGTTCACAACTGTCTCCACCACTGTGGTGACCTTCGTGACCACTGAGGAACAGAAAAGACAATAATAAGCAAATCACATCACATTTCTTAAAGTCAGTTAAAACTGAAGCATTTTAATGATAAAATACAAATGATATGCATGTGAAAAAATGCTCACCTTGTCTTGAACTGgtaatggagagaaaaagaaagaagaaaacattagtccAGAACACATCCACAttgttattaaatgtttttagctGGATTGGATATTATTTCTCTGTAATCCCCCTGTCCAGtcagtgtttctctctcttcaccaGGTCTCACCTGTCATCCTCCCCATCCAACAACCTCCTGTACTCAGCGATCTCCAGCTCCAGCCGGGTCTTGAGGTCTAGCAGCATGTCGTACTCCAGCTTGTTGCTGGCGATGTTGGCGTGGAGCTGGGACACCTGAGTCTCCAGGCTTGTGACCATGTTCTGGAGGCTTGCTAGCTGTGCAGCGTATCGTGTCTGAGTCTCTGCCAGGGTGCCCTCCAGAGACGCTTTCTGTTGTGGTCAGAGGAAGAAGTTAGGCAAATAGGCAGACATTGATTAATATTCAGAGAAGTTACTTGATAGTGGTAAAAATCTGCTGCAATGCTTGTTGGCGCGAGTGTGTAACTAGCATCATGTGGTTCTGCACATTTCGAAATATAACCCTTATTCGCTTTCTTACCGAGTTAGATTGAAGCCAATCACATGTCAGCTAGACATGAAAcgacagccagttagcttacaGCTTAGCATAAGGAATAGAATCtgtgaaacagctagcctggctcagactaaaggtaacaaaatctgcctaccagcatctTTCAAGCTCAAAAGATATATGTATTCataatatgttgtttgtttagtGCCAGTGGAAAAGCAACACATTGCGGATTCCTGGAAGTTACTGGTTTTATGCTAACtgtgaagctaagctaacctggtgctggctgtagtttcatatttaacagataTGAGACAACAAAGAATATCAGTGTGTttcccaaatgtcaaactatttctttaaacatCTACAGTGTTGCTAATATGTAAAGTACCATCACGGTGTCACATCCAAAggtaattcatattttttgttaatatactgtttttttgacataccatgcTCAAATGGGACTGCAGTTCAATCTGAAGCATCTGGAATGCGCTCTTCAGGTCCTTAATCTCTGTGCTGAACGTCACCAGAATCTCTGTATGAGTGTTCACTTCCTGCTCCACCACTGTAATCTGGGCAGATCAGAGAAACACTATTCATAGTTTTACCCAACAATTTTAGAAGATAACTGACATAATGTCAGTTTAATAAGCCTAATGTAACTATATTGAAGGTCTCCAAAGTGGCTGTATCCTAACCATTTGTAGCTTCTCACCTTGTTCTGGTACCACGCCTCGAGTTCCTTGCGGTTCTTACCGATCACACTCTCGTAGTATTCCCTGATCTCTGACATAACCTGGTTCAGGTCTGTAGAGGGAGAAGCATCCACAGCCACATTGACCTGGCCGCCCATCTGACTCATTAGAAGAGCCAACTCCTGTAGAGGACAAAGGACAATGTCTCAGTCAGCCGGTGTAATAACTTAAAATAACATTCAAGGAGTGGGTGTTGTTCTGCGTTGAAGAATGTATCAGGGGTGTCGACAGATGCATACTCAACCGTTCTGATGATTGTGAAACTGCCATCAACAAATTGGGCCAAATGGGTACACACCACTATTCCCTGAATTATTCATTCTCACCTCTTCGTGAGTCCTCTTGAGCATGATGAGCTCTTCCTTCATGGTCATATACTGACTCTCAAGGTCCATTTTGGCCAGGTTCATCTCATCAGACGTCCTCTTCAGTCCATAGATGTCCGCCTCCACAGCCATCCTCATGGCCAGCTCGTTCTCATACCTGATGGGGGAATACAGGAGGGTTTAGTTGGTCATTAAGATTAGCTTTGATGTGCATATGTTATGTTTCATGTATTGTATGTTGTATCATAGTGTGGGGCAGGGGGATACACTCActtcatttttaaatcaccagcAGCCATTTTTGCATTGTCAATGTCCAGGACTGTCTTGGCATTAAGCTTAGAGGCGATACAAATCTGAGGAGGAAACAAAAACAGGGAAACAAGTAAGAAAAAGTACAATCGAGCTCATGTTCCATACTGTTTTACATtacacaacatacagtatgggGTCCACATACCCACCAATATGGGATTAATGAGAGTATCTGAGAGTTAAAACAAATACCTGCTATACTGATTTATTTAATGGTTGTTTTCAATTTATACACTTTTTAGGAAAGGATCCTTTAAAATGTGGTTCTCAAATAGGTGGAATATAACGGTATATATCAAACAAAActtaaatattaacatttacgtcaatacaataatatatacaACCTTTTTTAAGCTTAAATGAAGAAAAGGTACATTTGCAGCCTGTGCAAAatgcatgtacagtactgtCAAATATTGGCTCATAGTATCAACTTCAGATACATCCGCTGGGCTCTACAGTAAACCTACACTGCATCCTTTTGCAATTATCACTGTAACACTGAACAGTCAGCAGGATGTGACACACATTTGGAATAAATCTGGTATGAAAATGTCAACTGTACTGCTTTCTGTTTGTGTCATGTGCTTCCTGATGAGATGGCATACTTCTACACAACGTCAATGATGGGTTTCCTGGCTCTCTAACTCAAATGTCAACTGTCGTAAccccacatacagtatacataccAAGAGATACTTACCTCTCCCAATACACTCACAGTGAAAGATGAGAAGAGGAAGATAACAGaaaacatagaaacacacacacatctgtctaCTTTCTCTCACCTTGTCCTTCAGGTCGTCGATGATGGCGAAGTATTTGGTGTAGTCGTGGCAGACGACAGTTCTGCTCTGGTACCACTCTCTGATCTGCATGTCCAAACTGTTGTTCTCCTTCTCCAGGATGTGCACCTTCTCCAGGTAGGAGCCCAGACGGTCGTTCAGGTTCTGCATGGTGGCCTTCTCGTTGGCCCCGACGTGGAGGTCCAGGCCATCAGACACGTTGAAGCCTCCAGAGGATGCTCCATAGCTCTGCTGAGATGAGGAGATACGGGTGCCACGGCCGCCTGTTCCACCGTAAACACTCATGGTCTTCTGGTCATAGCTCTGCTGGGATGAGGAGATGCGGGTCCCAAGGTCTCCTGCTCCACTGCAGACACTCGTGGTCTTCTGGTCGTAGCATATATTGCCGAACGTCATGCTGGAAGGTGTTGATCTGGAtcaggtagataggtagattaCTGGAGTTGATCTGCAGTTGACTCCTGGTCTCCTTAGTTATATAGCTGCCAGATGCAGCAAAGTGGGAAGGGCTAGGAGGGGTAGTTGAAAGGGAAGAATGTGGCTGACAGGTTACCCCCTTACTCTTCTATGCAATCCCTTCATTAGCACGGGTGTGGTTACTGGTGGGTAGGGGTGGATCCGCCTTTCTTCAGGTGGAACACGTGATTCCACATTTCGACATCATTGAACATTTCTTGATTACTCCTTGGTTCATCTTGAACCTTTGGAAGTTTGTAATTGGAGCCTTCCTTAGGTTTCTTGAGAGCAAGTTTAGAGGCACAGACACATATATTTTCAAATACTGTGTTCTTACTGCCGAAGTTGATTTTGTCACATAAGCGTCTAGGCCAGATGTTCAACATTGTGATAATTAAGGTTAATACAATATAACTGTcttcatgaaaaaaaagtattttattcaaGTGTTATATACCTGTTATCTGTATTATATGGCCGACTTACAAGAAGCCACTTACATtcggaaaaagaaaagaaaaagaaatgtatgcAGCATGgtactgtatttgtatatgacaaaacatatcagatataaaCCTAAATTAATCACACAGTGCGTTCATGCTGTGATGGTAAGCTTTGAACAAAAACTGAGCAAAGATCATGTTATGAATGAACAGTAGACTATTTCATTGTCAACATCATAGAAATCACACAGGTGACACTTTCTGTCCTTTTAATTGCAAACATTGTAAATAACACAGTATTCTCAGAGAAATCACTAACACTGCAAGGCAACGTATTCCTATATACATTTTACACATATAGTAAACCAAACtgtgaatatatctttaaaatatcaccacacactGCAAGTTGTATGGGAAATATGATTTTGCATGACAATATCTTCATGTAAGCAACCTGGGAAATATGTTAACATACTGCTTAAATATATTTGCTTAGCAGTCAAGTACATCATTTTTGAAACATACATTTAATATTACAAAAACATATAATTGCCTTAACTGGCTCTAGCGTTTTAGGCTGTAGTTGCTActaagtacaaagtacaattttgaggtacttctactttacctaagtacttttattttatgctacttcatacttctacttcacttcattcatttgataaattaagttactttgcagattcattattaatataaaatataaatcaactaatgcATTATAATGTAATATAGATTAAGCTACCCAGCAGCATATAAAGTAGTTGAAGTTAGCTCCACATTTAAAATCTGAAGCATTAAAGGGATGTACACATTAATGAATTCataattataatccagtaaTATGATTCTAAAGGGGCCATACTGCATAATAAGTACTATTATACACCCTCTGCGATAAGCATCGCAGAGGGTGTAACACTGAGAATGAATAAATGTAACAGAAATTTAGTTTTCTTTAGAAAGTTTCCCCCACTGAGTAGGACAAGCCTGACGAGTTACTTTTTTTCACTTGTGAAACTGCACTCACACCACTGTCACAGACCTTTGGTTCGTCTCCAAACCATGCCACTATCAGGACATTATGTTAAATTAGGACACAAATAAGTCAAACAGGACAAAATGTGAGAGAACAAACAGTCCgaaatatgattgccccccccccccggtgcAAATCAAATTGTGTGTAAGATTTGCCCTAGATCATTTTCCATGATCATTTGGGAACTCAGCTCAATTTCTGACATGGACTTTTGGAGAGTTTCTGTGCTGACTGCCACCTCCTTGTTCAGCGTATCTGACTGCAGTGGACATGGGAGACTTATAGAAGTTGGTCTTAATTATTACAGATTGTTTCCAACATTTCCAAATGTTTCAATAGATTTAATGAAGACATGTGACAGTGGTGTGAGTGCAGTTTCACCATAAAAACTCCTCATTATGCACAATGgctcatttatattatattactggattataattataaatGCATTAGcttgattaataataatacctCATCATGTAGTAGTTgattaatattttgtattaatatttggaatctgcaaagtaacttaaACTATCAAATAAATTAAGTGGAGTAGAAGCATAAAGTGGCATAAAATAGAaaaacttaagtaaagtacctcaaaattaaaCTTAAGTAATTGAGTGAATgaacttagttactttccaccactggacaattgttttttctttgtgaaGAACAAAGAATGGCCTGTATAGAAACCTACAGCCTAAAACAACTCATAATTACCTTTGCTAGATACAGTATTACCATATTTAAAGAAGTCTAGCTTACAAATCACTTATAGCAACTACAGCCTATATAATGCTAGATTCATTGTTGGTTAAGGCAATTTTGTTTgttaaatgtaatattaaatGTAGGTTTAAAAAATGATGTACTTGGCTGCCAGGCAAATATATCTAAGCAGTATGTTAACAGATTTCCCAGGTTGCTTACATGAAGATATTGTTAATAAATCATATTTCTCATATAACTTGCAGCGTGTGGTGATATTTTAGAGATTGTTTTACAGTTTGGTTTAGtaaatgtgtttaatgtatatatgaatatgtaatgtaataagtCCATGTAGGCTATGTAACACCTATACCAGGTATGTAATActtgaataaaaacataaattccTTCATTAATACAGTTAATAACCAAAATCTTGAACATCTGGACGTATATGTCAAGTAACTTTGGCTATCTAAGAAGTTTAGCTGGTATGTGCCATGTCTGTCACTGCTATAAGTGAATATTTTACAAGATTATAAACACAAAGCAGCTTCTTCTATACGAACGCATTATTTAAAAGTATATGTGTCTGTACCTGTAAACTTGCTTTCAAGCAACCTAACAAGGAAGGCTACAAACTTCCAAAGGTTCAAGATGAACCGAGGAGTATTGAAAGGAATGTCCTTTCTTTGAGAAAAGTTGAAATGTGGAATATCAGGTTCCACCTGAAAAAAGGCGGATGAACCCCTACCCACCAGTATCGACACCTGTACTAATGAAGGGATTGCATGGAAGAGGAAGGGGGTAGCCTGTCAGCCATATTCTTCGCTTTCAACTACCCCTCCTAGCCCTTCCCACTTTGCTGTGTGTGGCAGCTATATAACCAAGGAGACCAGGAGATGCTTTCAACTGCAGATCAACTCCAGTAATCTACCTACCTGATCCAGATACAGACATTCCAGCATGTCAATCAGCAGCAGATCCTACGGCCAGAGGACCATGAGTGTTTACGGTGGAGCAGGCGGCCGTGGCACCCGCGTCTCCTCATCCCAGCAGAGCTACGGAGCATCCTCTGGAGGCTTCAACGTGTCTGATGGCCTGGACCTCCACGTCGGGGCCAACGAGAAGGCCACCATGCAGAACCTGAACGACCGTCTGGGCTCCTACCTGGAGAAGGTGCACATCCTGGAGAAGGAGAACAACAGATTGGACAAGCAGATCAGAGAGTGGTACCAGAGCAGAACTATCATCTGCCACGACTACACTAAATACTTCGCCATCATCGACGACCTGAAGGACAAGGTGAGAGAAAGtagacagatgtgtgtgtgtgtgtgtgtgtgtgtgtgtgtgtgtgtgtgtgtgtgtgtgtgtgtgtgtgtgtgtctgtgtgtgtgcgtgtgtgtgggtgtgggtgtgtgtttctgtgttttctgttatcTTCCTCTTCTCATCTTTCACTGTGAGTGTGTAGTGGGGGTTAGGTATCTGTTgatatgtatactgtatgtggggTTACGACAGTTAGAGAAACCCATCATTGGCATAGTGTAGAAGTAGGTCATTTTATCAGCAAGCACATAACAGAACGCAGTACAGTTGACCAGATTCATTCCAACTTATTTAAATAGTTGTATATATGACTTTTTGATGCACAATACAATTTAAGTTTTGTGTCGTATGTACTATTATCATCCAACTCTTTGAGAACCACATTTTTAAAGGATCCTTTCCCATAAAGAGTAGAAATTGAATAACAACCATTTATCTAAATCAGTATAGCaggcatttgtttttattttagatattGGTTGGTAAAACTGTATTAAACATGAGCTTGGTTGTAAATTTTCTGTCTTGTTTGGTTAACTTCCGCAGATTTGTATCGCCTCTAAGCTTAATGCCAAGACAGTCCTGGGCATTGATAATGCAAAACTGGCTGCTGATGATTTCCAAATGAAGTGAGTGTATCCCCCTGCCCCACACTACGATGCTACATAAGTGAAACTTTACATGCACATCGAAGCGTTAACTCATGACTCACTGACAACTTCTAATCTCAACGACCCAATAAACCCTCCTGTGTGCCCCCCTCAGGTATGAGAACGAGCTGGCCATGAGAATGGCTGTCGAGGCGGACATCTCTGGACTGAAGAGGATGTTTGATGAGATGAACCTGGCCAAAATGGACCTGGAGAATCAGTGTGAGACCCTAAATGAAGAGCTCATCATGCTCAAGAGGAATCACGAAGAGGTGATTGTGTTTAGATGAGGAAGTAGTGGTTCATCCATTGCAATTAACCCAAAGTTTGTTGATGGTATTTTAAGTTATTACACCGGCTGACTGAGGCATTGTCCTTTGTCCTCTACAGGAGTTGGCTCTTCTAATGAGTCAGATGGGCGGCCAGGTCAATGTGGCCGTGGATGCTTCTCCCTCTACAGACCTGAACCAGGTTATGTCAGAGATCAGGGAACACTACGAGAGTGTGATCGGCAAGAACCGCAAGGAACTCGATGCGTGGTACCAGAATAAGGTGAGAAGCTACAAATGCTTAGGAAACAGCCATTTTGGAGACCTTCAATATAGTTACATTGAGCTTATTTGGCTTGACAGTATGTCAGTTATGTACTGTAATTGTTGGGTTAAACTACGAATATTGTTTCTCTGATCTGCCCAGATTACAGTGGTGGAGCAGGAAGTGAACACTCATACAGAGATTCTGGTCACGTTCAGCACAGAGGTTAAGGACCTGAAGAGCGCATTCCAGAGGCTTCAGATTGAACTGCAGTCCCATTTGAgcatggtatgtcaaaaaaacagtatagaccctttgcacgtgaTATCACGCTCTACTCGCgcgaattatgaacgccatgacggacatggacacacacattaATTGACATTAACAATAAAGATTGATAATCTTTTGGATGTGACACCGTGATGATATTAACAACACTGTAACATTAGatagaaatagtttgacattttgggaaacacgctGATATTCTTTGTTGTCTCAtatctgttaaatatgaaactacagccagcagcctgttagcttagcttcacaGTTAGCAAAAAAACTAACTTCCAGGAATCCACAACTTGCAATGCCACCAAACAAAGACGATAATATGAATATGCACATTTTTGGGCTTTGAAGATGCTAgttggcagattttgttacctttagactgagcc from Sander vitreus isolate 19-12246 chromosome 2, sanVit1, whole genome shotgun sequence includes the following:
- the LOC144534848 gene encoding keratin, type I cytoskeletal 13-like — its product is MTFGNICYDQKTTSVCSGAGDLGTRISSSQQSYDQKTMSVYGGTGGRGTRISSSQQSYGASSGGFNVSDGLDLHVGANEKATMQNLNDRLGSYLEKVHILEKENNSLDMQIREWYQSRTVVCHDYTKYFAIIDDLKDKICIASKLNAKTVLDIDNAKMAAGDLKMKYENELAMRMAVEADIYGLKRTSDEMNLAKMDLESQYMTMKEELIMLKRTHEEELALLMSQMGGQVNVAVDASPSTDLNQVMSEIREYYESVIGKNRKELEAWYQNKITVVEQEVNTHTEILVTFSTEIKDLKSAFQMLQIELQSHLSMKASLEGTLAETQTRYAAQLASLQNMVTSLETQVSQLHANIASNKLEYDMLLDLKTRLELEIAEYRRLLDGEDDSSRQVVTKVTTVVETVVNGKVVESSKTIDVDVEEIK
- the LOC144534864 gene encoding keratin, type I cytoskeletal 50 kDa-like produces the protein MSISSRSYGQRTMSVYGGAGGRGTRVSSSQQSYGASSGGFNVSDGLDLHVGANEKATMQNLNDRLGSYLEKVHILEKENNRLDKQIREWYQSRTIICHDYTKYFAIIDDLKDKICIASKLNAKTVLGIDNAKLAADDFQMKYENELAMRMAVEADISGLKRMFDEMNLAKMDLENQCETLNEELIMLKRNHEEELALLMSQMGGQVNVAVDASPSTDLNQVMSEIREHYESVIGKNRKELDAWYQNKITVVEQEVNTHTEILVTFSTEVKDLKSAFQRLQIELQSHLSMKASLEGTLAETQTRYAAQLASLQNMVTSLETQVSQLHANIASNKLEYDMLLDLKTRLELEIAEYRRLLDGEDDSSRQVVTKVITVVKTVVDGRVVESSKTVDVDVDEIK